From one Meles meles chromosome 18, mMelMel3.1 paternal haplotype, whole genome shotgun sequence genomic stretch:
- the SNF8 gene encoding vacuolar-sorting protein SNF8 has product MHRRGVGAGAIAKKKLAEAKYKERGTVLAEDQLAQMSKQLDMFKSNLEEFASKHKQEIRKNPEFRVQFQDMCATIGVDPLASGKGFWSEMLGVGDFYYELGVQIIEVCLALKHRNGGLITLEELHQQVLKGRGKFAQDVSQDDLIRAIKKLKALGTGFGIIPVGGTYLIQSVPAELNMDHTVVLQLAEKNGYVTVSDIKASLKWETERARQVLEHLLKEGLAWLDLQAPGEARYWLPALFTDLYSQEITAEEAREALP; this is encoded by the exons ATGCATCGCCGCGGGGTGGGAGCGGGCGCCATCGCCAAGAAGAAGCTTGCCGAG GCCAAGTATAAGGAGCGAGGCACTGTCTTGGCGGAGGACCAGCTGGCCCAG ATGTCGAAACAGCTGGACATGTTCAAGAGCAACCTGGAGGAATTCGccagcaagcacaagcaggagatccGGAAGAATCCCGAGTTCCGGGTGCAGTTCCAGGACATGTGCGCCACCATCGGGGTGGACCCACTGGCCT ctGGAAAAGGATTTTGGTCTGAGATGCTAGGCGTCGGGGATTTCTATTACGAGCTGGGGGTCCAGATTATCGAGGTGTGCCTGGCCTTGAAGCACCGGAATGGAG GCCTGATAACCCTGGAGGAGCTGCACCAGCAGGTGCTGAAAGGAAGGGGCAAGTTCGCGCAGGACGTCAGCCA AGACGACCTGATCAGGGCCATCAAGAAACTGAAGGCGCTGGGCACTGGCTTCGGCATCATCCCCGTGGGCGGCACCTACCTCATTCAGTCCGTCCCGGCTGAGCTCAACATGGACCACACCGTGGTGCTGCAGCTGGCCGAG AAAAACGGCTACGTGACTGTCAGTGATATCAAAGCCAGTCTTAAATGGGAGACCGAGCGAGCGCGGCAAGTGCTG GAACACCTGCTGAAGGAAGGGCTGGCCTGGCTGGACCTACAGGCCCCAGGGGAGGCCCGCTACTGGCTGCCGGCTCTCTTCACTGACCTCTACTCCCAGGAGATTACAGCCGAGGAGGCCAGAGAAGCCCTCCCCTGA